The following coding sequences are from one Hyphomicrobiales bacterium window:
- a CDS encoding TRAP transporter large permease subunit, protein MDIGTLTLLILASMATLLMLGVPLAFVSGSIAVVLAVTQFGLNSLFIVGSRTVDFIDSFALIAVPMFVIMASFMEKSGVARDLYRALHVWAGSLRGGIGVVTIFVAVILGATTGIIGGEIVLLGLIALPQMLRLGYDKKLAIGIVTAGGSLGTMIPPSIILIFYGLTAEVNISQLFLATLLPGLMLASFYVIYVLIRCGLNPAMGPALSVEEQAMPLREKLALFKGVALPVAVAGGVLVSIYAGLASITESAALGAFGSGLAAWVRGTLTLDMIREVFIQAMRTCGMVFWLVFGTNALIGVYNLMGGIDFASEMLSGISENPTIILAVMVGVFVLLGFFIDWIGILFLTMPIFLPVLSTLGYDPLWFGIVFNLSMQIAYLTPPFGPACFYLKGAAPEGVTLQDIFAAQWPFIGLQVLALLIVLVWPDLSLWLPRLVYGGG, encoded by the coding sequence ATGGATATCGGGACGCTCACCCTTCTCATTTTGGCCAGTATGGCGACGCTGCTCATGCTGGGCGTGCCTCTGGCCTTTGTTTCCGGCTCCATCGCTGTGGTGCTGGCGGTTACGCAGTTCGGCCTCAACTCGTTGTTCATTGTGGGCAGCCGTACGGTTGATTTCATCGACAGCTTCGCTCTGATTGCCGTGCCGATGTTCGTCATCATGGCGAGCTTCATGGAGAAGTCCGGCGTTGCGCGGGATCTCTACCGTGCGCTGCACGTCTGGGCGGGTTCGCTGCGTGGTGGTATCGGCGTGGTTACAATCTTTGTCGCCGTCATCCTCGGCGCGACGACCGGCATCATTGGCGGCGAGATCGTGCTGCTTGGTCTTATCGCGTTGCCCCAGATGCTGCGCCTTGGCTATGACAAGAAGCTGGCCATTGGGATCGTCACGGCGGGTGGCTCGCTCGGCACGATGATCCCGCCTTCAATCATTCTGATCTTTTACGGCCTCACCGCTGAAGTGAACATCTCGCAGTTGTTTCTGGCAACGCTGCTTCCCGGCCTGATGCTCGCCAGCTTCTATGTGATCTATGTGCTCATCCGCTGTGGACTAAACCCGGCCATGGGCCCGGCTTTAAGCGTTGAAGAACAGGCCATGCCGCTCCGCGAGAAGTTGGCCCTGTTCAAGGGTGTTGCGCTGCCGGTCGCGGTGGCCGGTGGTGTGTTGGTCTCTATCTATGCTGGCCTTGCGTCCATCACCGAGAGCGCGGCGCTTGGTGCGTTTGGTTCCGGTTTAGCTGCATGGGTACGCGGGACGCTGACGCTGGACATGATCCGAGAGGTCTTCATCCAAGCGATGCGCACTTGCGGCATGGTCTTCTGGCTGGTCTTTGGCACCAATGCCCTCATCGGCGTCTACAACCTGATGGGCGGGATCGATTTCGCAAGCGAGATGCTCTCAGGCATTTCAGAGAACCCCACGATTATCCTGGCGGTCATGGTGGGGGTCTTCGTCCTGCTTGGGTTTTTCATCGACTGGATCGGCATCCTGTTCCTCACAATGCCGATCTTCCTGCCGGTGCTGAGCACGCTTGGCTACGATCCGCTCTGGTTTGGAATCGTCTTCAACCTCTCCATGCAGATCGCCTACCTCACACCGCCCTTTGGACCAGCCTGCTTCTACCTTAAGGGCGCAGCACCCGAGGGCGTTACCTTGCAGGATATTTTTGCTGCGCAGTGGCCCTTTATCGGATTGCAGGTTTTGGCGCTGCTCATCGTGCTTGTTTGGCCGGACCTTTCGCTCTGGCTGCCACGTCTTGTCTATGGGGGTGGCTGA
- a CDS encoding TRAP transporter small permease subunit: MVFLSQFAKWLGRTASWCFGAIILVMVYEVVARYGFGAPTAWAHEVSVMLAGFAFIFGGAYCMAEGTHMRISVLVENRPTLERLSHWLSVAAGLSYLSGLAYASWRMADRAIWRFALDGTWTPERTGSSFNAPVPAFLKGMLFVGAVLFLVVLVNEALKRRSSAP, from the coding sequence ATGGTGTTTCTTAGCCAGTTTGCCAAGTGGCTTGGCCGCACAGCGTCGTGGTGCTTTGGAGCCATCATCCTGGTGATGGTTTACGAAGTCGTCGCACGCTACGGCTTTGGCGCCCCCACAGCGTGGGCGCACGAGGTCTCCGTTATGCTGGCCGGCTTTGCGTTCATCTTCGGCGGTGCCTACTGCATGGCCGAGGGAACGCACATGCGTATCTCGGTCTTGGTCGAAAACCGTCCAACGCTCGAACGTCTCTCGCACTGGCTCAGCGTGGCTGCCGGGCTCTCCTATCTCAGCGGGCTTGCCTACGCCTCCTGGCGCATGGCCGACCGCGCCATCTGGCGCTTCGCGTTGGATGGCACATGGACGCCGGAACGCACGGGCAGCAGCTTCAACGCGCCTGTCCCAGCGTTTCTCAAGGGCATGTTGTTCGTGGGCGCGGTTCTCTTCCTCGTTGTTCTGGTCAATGAGGCGCTGAAACGCCGCTCGAGCGCCCCCTGA
- the dctP gene encoding TRAP transporter substrate-binding protein DctP, with protein MTLKSMLAGTALASIAWAPVAAEDFQMQTFLSATAATTVAFEEMAAELAETTDGEINITVLPGGAVVGAAETIEAIQNGILDGQYTAPSYFAGSDPAMGVLGDTIGAYPDSATRDRWFTEGGGLELARALYEQYDLYFICPIYWPSEQIPSTVPINTVADFEGLSMRAPGGLASDLLSRAGASLVTMGVGESVTAMETGVLDATDLANVALNVALGMHNQAKYSVLARHSMAVTEMSVSLQKWNGLSADSQQAFEDACNSMSARLSSELPDADAAAQEQAANELDVTFLEFGEEEAAIFRALTQEVWADWGSRSPNAQAIVYSHQAFLSELGLN; from the coding sequence ATGACTTTGAAATCCATGCTCGCCGGCACTGCGCTGGCTTCCATTGCCTGGGCGCCAGTGGCTGCCGAAGACTTCCAAATGCAAACATTCTTGAGCGCAACCGCGGCCACGACCGTTGCCTTTGAAGAAATGGCCGCCGAACTGGCCGAAACGACGGACGGCGAGATCAACATAACGGTCCTGCCGGGCGGAGCTGTTGTTGGTGCTGCCGAAACGATTGAAGCCATTCAGAACGGCATTCTTGATGGCCAATACACCGCACCCAGCTATTTCGCAGGGAGCGACCCAGCGATGGGTGTTTTGGGTGATACGATTGGTGCCTATCCTGATAGCGCAACGCGAGACCGCTGGTTCACTGAGGGTGGCGGGCTGGAGCTGGCACGCGCGCTATATGAGCAGTACGACCTCTACTTCATCTGCCCGATCTATTGGCCTTCCGAGCAAATTCCTTCCACCGTTCCCATCAACACGGTGGCCGACTTTGAGGGCCTTTCCATGCGTGCGCCGGGCGGTCTTGCCTCTGATCTTCTTAGCCGCGCTGGTGCATCACTGGTCACCATGGGCGTTGGCGAAAGCGTAACGGCTATGGAAACCGGTGTGCTTGATGCAACGGACCTTGCCAATGTCGCGCTCAACGTGGCGCTGGGCATGCATAATCAGGCAAAATATTCTGTTCTGGCACGCCATTCTATGGCTGTGACCGAGATGAGCGTGTCGCTGCAGAAGTGGAACGGTCTTTCTGCCGATAGTCAGCAAGCCTTTGAAGATGCCTGCAACAGTATGTCGGCGCGACTGAGCAGTGAGTTGCCTGACGCTGATGCAGCCGCGCAGGAACAGGCAGCCAACGAGCTTGATGTAACGTTCCTTGAGTTTGGCGAAGAAGAAGCGGCGATCTTCCGCGCGCTGACACAGGAAGTGTGGGCCGATTGGGGCAGCCGCAGCCCGAACGCCCAGGCTATCGTTTACAGCCATCAAGCGTTTTTGAGCGAGCTCGGCCTCAACTGA
- a CDS encoding 3-keto-5-aminohexanoate cleavage protein, protein MSKIIIEARVNELATRRGNPHVPFLPKEIIADAKACYGEGAAIVHFHGRKADGAPDHDPNFYLETNAGIRAQSGILIHPTLGYVANDTDAKGRFAAIEQMMKSADTAPDFAPMDVGSVNVDWWNPEEGKYDTTELIYKNSTSTLMYFAERIRHYNLTPYLVSWNVGFTRQIEQFLKMGVLEAPAYVCFCMTDEIIFAGHPGTEAGLDAHTAFLPKGFDCVWTAVSYKGNLFTLTDKVIREGGHISIGLGDYHYMDGERHLTNAEVIAKVVAQARALGREPATVEETRQILNMKTPRIAA, encoded by the coding sequence GTGAGCAAGATCATCATTGAGGCGCGGGTGAACGAGCTTGCGACACGTCGCGGAAACCCGCATGTGCCTTTCCTGCCCAAAGAAATCATTGCCGATGCAAAGGCTTGCTATGGTGAGGGCGCGGCCATTGTGCACTTTCACGGTCGCAAGGCGGATGGAGCACCCGACCATGATCCTAACTTCTATTTGGAGACCAATGCCGGTATCCGCGCCCAGTCCGGCATCCTGATCCATCCCACGCTTGGCTATGTGGCCAACGACACCGATGCCAAAGGGCGTTTTGCTGCCATCGAGCAGATGATGAAGTCGGCCGACACCGCGCCGGACTTCGCGCCAATGGATGTCGGCAGCGTCAATGTGGACTGGTGGAATCCCGAAGAAGGCAAATATGACACCACCGAACTCATCTATAAGAATTCAACCAGTACGCTGATGTATTTTGCCGAGCGAATTCGGCACTACAACCTGACACCATACCTTGTCAGCTGGAATGTGGGCTTCACCCGGCAGATCGAACAGTTCCTGAAAATGGGTGTGCTCGAAGCGCCAGCCTATGTGTGCTTTTGCATGACCGATGAGATCATCTTTGCCGGGCATCCAGGCACGGAGGCTGGCCTCGACGCCCACACCGCATTCCTGCCGAAAGGCTTCGACTGCGTTTGGACGGCGGTTTCCTACAAGGGCAACTTGTTCACGCTGACTGACAAGGTTATCCGCGAGGGTGGCCATATCTCCATCGGGCTTGGTGACTATCACTACATGGATGGTGAGCGACACCTGACCAATGCCGAGGTCATCGCCAAGGTGGTTGCCCAGGCGCGCGCACTGGGTCGCGAACCGGCCACCGTCGAAGAGACCCGACAAATCCTCAACATGAAAACACCACGCATCGCGGCGTAA
- a CDS encoding PAS domain-containing protein: MNSTTESLVQPNIADLLSAAVAGHTMQRVRTPDGKYRYSYVSDGIREGLGLDPDMLMNAQAVDHSWLHPEDRMIFIDALEASAAELSQLDEEVRVKAPGGGYRWVRSIGSPRRLDDGTVIWDGVALDVTDRRQAVDALQKALSQVRASETSETRFSQIAALDVSERLHDLERAIKALPSSLSAAVELNARFDDFKRSLSAARDLVEKEEPAARHVPAGDQPGHNERFRLKQLTAKQRQVLAVMSEGYSNQQIAGELGITIGTVKLHISAILKRLAARNRTHAAQMWNGSLR; this comes from the coding sequence ATGAATTCGACGACAGAGTCCCTTGTCCAACCTAACATTGCCGATCTTCTCAGCGCTGCCGTCGCAGGTCACACCATGCAGCGTGTGCGAACGCCCGACGGCAAATACCGCTACAGTTATGTAAGCGATGGCATACGAGAGGGCCTTGGCCTGGACCCAGACATGCTGATGAACGCCCAGGCAGTGGATCACAGTTGGCTGCATCCCGAAGACCGCATGATCTTCATTGATGCGCTTGAAGCATCCGCTGCAGAACTGAGCCAGCTTGATGAGGAAGTTCGCGTGAAGGCGCCGGGCGGAGGCTACCGCTGGGTGCGCTCCATTGGCAGCCCTCGCAGGCTTGATGACGGGACAGTCATATGGGACGGCGTTGCGCTGGATGTCACAGATCGCCGCCAAGCTGTGGACGCCCTACAAAAGGCCTTATCGCAGGTGCGTGCGAGCGAGACGTCGGAAACGCGCTTTTCGCAAATAGCGGCACTCGATGTGTCGGAGAGGCTTCATGACCTTGAACGCGCGATAAAAGCGCTGCCCTCATCTTTGAGTGCAGCGGTTGAACTAAACGCCCGTTTTGACGATTTCAAACGTTCCCTGTCGGCCGCACGAGACCTCGTTGAAAAAGAAGAGCCTGCGGCACGACATGTGCCCGCCGGCGACCAGCCTGGTCACAATGAAAGGTTTAGGCTGAAACAACTAACGGCCAAACAACGGCAGGTCTTGGCCGTCATGAGCGAAGGATACTCCAACCAACAGATCGCCGGGGAGCTGGGGATTACGATCGGAACTGTAAAGCTTCACATTTCAGCGATACTGAAGCGATTGGCAGCACGAAATCGCACGCATGCAGCCCAGATGTGGAACGGATCTCTGCGGTGA
- a CDS encoding ornithine cyclodeaminase: MKIVTRETVADKLRWADIIDALFEGHQKRQAEIGDQLLSRGPDALLSRAAWIDGLGFGVKSVSVMANNVAAGLPTVQGGMLVFDDTTGALEAILDSDLVTEWKTAGDSALGAKLLARRDSASYLILGAGVVAESLAHAFSQTFPSLRRIEIWNRTPGKAKSLAEKLAKDGLPVSAVTDLPAACTRANIISTATMAKEPILLGEWVGDGTHVDLIGAFKKDMREADNELLQKGRLFVDSFETTLDHIGELMIPLAEGAIARDAVLADLYGLVAGSFGRDTEDEITVFKNGGGAHLDLMTAKRILQSAD; the protein is encoded by the coding sequence ATGAAAATCGTGACGCGGGAAACGGTTGCCGACAAACTGCGCTGGGCGGACATTATCGACGCGCTCTTCGAAGGCCACCAAAAGCGACAGGCGGAAATCGGTGATCAGCTTCTGTCGCGTGGCCCGGACGCTTTGCTTAGCCGTGCCGCTTGGATCGACGGTCTTGGGTTCGGCGTCAAATCCGTATCAGTGATGGCCAACAACGTGGCGGCTGGCTTGCCGACCGTGCAAGGTGGCATGTTGGTCTTTGATGATACCACTGGCGCGCTTGAGGCCATTCTCGACAGCGACTTGGTGACCGAATGGAAGACAGCAGGCGACTCGGCGCTCGGCGCCAAGCTTCTCGCGCGGCGCGACAGCGCGTCTTACCTCATTCTAGGCGCGGGTGTCGTTGCCGAGAGTCTGGCTCACGCTTTTTCACAGACTTTCCCAAGCCTTCGCCGCATCGAAATCTGGAACCGAACGCCGGGAAAAGCCAAAAGTCTCGCAGAGAAACTGGCCAAGGACGGATTGCCCGTGTCCGCCGTTACGGACCTACCGGCCGCATGCACGCGCGCCAACATCATCTCGACCGCCACCATGGCAAAGGAACCGATTTTGCTGGGCGAGTGGGTCGGCGATGGCACGCATGTCGATCTTATCGGCGCGTTCAAAAAGGACATGCGCGAGGCCGACAATGAGTTGCTGCAAAAGGGTCGCCTCTTCGTCGATAGTTTTGAGACCACGCTCGATCATATCGGTGAATTGATGATCCCGCTGGCTGAGGGTGCCATCGCGCGAGACGCCGTCTTGGCGGACCTATATGGACTGGTTGCTGGTAGCTTTGGGCGAGACACGGAAGACGAAATCACGGTCTTCAAAAATGGTGGCGGAGCCCATCTGGACTTGATGACCGCCAAGCGGATCTTGCAGTCCGCCGATTAA
- a CDS encoding FAD-binding oxidoreductase gives MYDFLVIGGGISGASAAYELASHGSVLLLEAEKSAGYHSTGRSAALFTRNYGGPVVRRINAASAPFFKDPPDGFCDAPLLTPRGSLTVAAPGDEQALQPLLAASEPGEEVVRVSVQDVLERVPFLRPERVADAVFEANVTDIDVAGLHQGYLKGLRARGGVVMTGQRVGASDRTADSWTVITATESFQAKSVINAAGAWADQIGRLAGAIPIGLVAKRRTAIIIDAPDGTDIPALPAVDFAGSDIYLKPDAGKLMASPGDATPTEPQDVQPDEMDIAILADWLQRETLIPVKRIPHSWAGLRNFVADEAPVVGFDQKLDGFFWLAGQGGYGIMMAPALAQLTAQLCISGQSSPGRSISGLNANDLSPKRLT, from the coding sequence ATCTATGATTTCCTCGTGATCGGGGGCGGCATTTCCGGTGCATCAGCCGCCTACGAACTGGCGTCGCATGGCAGTGTGTTGCTGCTGGAGGCCGAGAAGAGCGCCGGTTATCACAGCACGGGACGATCGGCGGCGTTGTTCACGCGCAACTATGGTGGACCGGTGGTGCGCCGAATCAATGCAGCCAGCGCACCGTTCTTCAAGGACCCGCCAGATGGCTTCTGTGACGCGCCTCTGCTGACGCCCCGAGGCTCTCTGACGGTTGCTGCGCCCGGCGATGAGCAAGCCTTGCAGCCCCTGCTGGCAGCCTCCGAGCCTGGCGAAGAGGTGGTGCGTGTGAGCGTCCAAGACGTTCTTGAACGTGTCCCCTTCCTGCGACCGGAGCGAGTTGCTGATGCGGTATTTGAGGCCAATGTGACAGACATTGATGTCGCCGGACTGCATCAAGGCTATCTGAAAGGGCTAAGAGCGCGCGGTGGTGTGGTCATGACAGGGCAGCGTGTCGGCGCTTCTGATCGCACTGCCGACAGTTGGACCGTCATAACAGCGACGGAGAGTTTTCAGGCCAAGTCCGTTATCAACGCCGCTGGAGCTTGGGCGGACCAGATCGGCCGGTTGGCCGGCGCCATCCCGATAGGATTGGTTGCCAAGCGACGCACGGCGATCATCATCGACGCGCCCGATGGCACCGATATTCCCGCATTACCTGCGGTCGATTTTGCCGGCTCGGACATCTACCTGAAGCCCGACGCTGGCAAGCTGATGGCCTCACCAGGGGATGCGACGCCGACCGAACCGCAAGATGTGCAGCCCGATGAAATGGACATTGCTATTCTGGCTGACTGGTTGCAGCGCGAAACGCTGATCCCAGTGAAACGTATTCCCCACAGTTGGGCTGGCTTGCGCAATTTCGTTGCCGATGAGGCGCCAGTGGTTGGTTTCGACCAGAAATTAGACGGCTTCTTCTGGCTCGCCGGACAGGGCGGCTACGGCATCATGATGGCACCAGCCCTCGCGCAACTTACCGCTCAGCTATGTATATCAGGGCAGTCGTCGCCTGGCCGATCGATCTCTGGCCTCAATGCCAATGACCTCTCCCCCAAGCGGCTTACCTGA
- a CDS encoding MurR/RpiR family transcriptional regulator, producing the protein MAKPLHDRLSEALSSASKADRAIANFMLAEPRTLPFETAASLAEKVGVSEPTVGRFCRAIGYDGFKDLKNTLKNDMGDQPWLIGDRLRDLRARAQAGEDQLSRGLELEMAALVAVYEIAHSAAFDAVVQRLAKADAVYAVGFQTERGMAQIFVNQLQYLRDRVQLLDMASGNFAEVLAMDGQDAALVIFEARRYSRHARLLAEEANAAGIHVTLITDPYCDWAHDVADEIFVVPTSFNLFWDSTAQMASLANLLVNGVFMALGPDVEARMDKIAGLYGRFTGHVGSPASKAGSTRPESPPKI; encoded by the coding sequence ATGGCCAAGCCCTTGCACGATCGCCTATCCGAGGCGCTGTCATCTGCCTCCAAGGCAGATCGTGCGATCGCAAACTTCATGCTGGCTGAACCGCGCACATTGCCTTTTGAAACCGCTGCAAGCCTGGCTGAAAAAGTGGGCGTGAGCGAACCGACAGTCGGCCGTTTTTGCCGCGCCATTGGCTATGACGGTTTCAAGGATCTGAAGAACACGTTGAAGAACGATATGGGCGATCAGCCGTGGCTGATCGGCGATCGCCTGCGCGATTTGCGTGCCCGCGCCCAGGCCGGTGAAGACCAGCTTTCGCGGGGCCTGGAACTTGAGATGGCCGCTTTGGTTGCGGTCTACGAGATCGCTCACAGCGCGGCGTTCGATGCAGTCGTTCAACGCCTTGCCAAAGCAGACGCGGTTTATGCCGTGGGGTTCCAGACCGAACGCGGCATGGCGCAGATTTTCGTCAATCAGCTGCAATATCTGCGCGACCGGGTGCAACTTCTGGATATGGCCAGCGGCAATTTCGCCGAAGTCTTGGCGATGGACGGTCAGGATGCTGCGCTGGTGATCTTCGAAGCGCGCCGTTACTCCCGCCATGCCCGCCTGTTGGCAGAAGAAGCCAATGCCGCCGGCATCCACGTCACCCTGATCACCGACCCCTACTGCGACTGGGCCCATGATGTGGCCGACGAAATTTTCGTCGTCCCGACCTCCTTCAACCTCTTCTGGGATTCAACCGCTCAGATGGCGAGCCTCGCCAACCTGTTGGTCAACGGCGTTTTCATGGCGCTTGGCCCCGACGTCGAGGCGCGGATGGACAAGATTGCCGGCCTTTATGGCCGGTTCACCGGCCATGTTGGGAGCCCTGCCTCTAAAGCTGGTTCAACGCGACCGGAGAGCCCACCCAAGATCTGA
- a CDS encoding ABC transporter substrate-binding protein has translation MRYSTKTQLLTGSAIVAAGLLFTAPALAQDVTIAFAAGELGATSYNPITANNLNSATSLIYDRLVEQDADQSFHPHLATSWDESADGMTWTFKLHAGVTFHDGSPFNAQTVADWIPDFAGTENAFLVEAIESVEVVDDLTVRFVMARPEPNLLYNLASSFMGIPGQAAYDEMGEDFGVTGAVGTGPFRLDSFQIGLETVLVRHDDYQWGSDLSENTGPAHLAQVTFREIPDQSTAFLELRTGGIDILLGVPTDFLQILEAEASVEVIQMPGTGISYMPINVTAPPFDDIRVREATTLAIDQPAIVAAVYNGVGAPAHNFLISSLPEAEVNDDLNVYPDLDRAAALLDDAGWALGDDGVREKDGERLSVDLFTANSTEFTRLTQVVQAQLAQIGMEAEITVFDGSTIRDEYRRNAHQLAVRAYDWNNSDILDWFFSGTRLGYPNVSMWEDEEGQRLNDVAMTESATFDERIANFRAYHEYVLSQHLFVPIYQPTQNIAFNATTVSVPTPIRGTRFRSQTVQDIRVVE, from the coding sequence ATGCGATATTCGACCAAGACTCAGCTTCTAACAGGATCGGCTATCGTAGCGGCCGGTCTCCTCTTTACAGCGCCTGCCCTTGCCCAAGACGTCACCATTGCCTTTGCCGCTGGTGAGCTTGGCGCCACATCCTACAATCCGATCACCGCCAACAATCTGAACTCGGCGACCTCGCTCATTTACGACCGTCTGGTCGAGCAGGACGCCGATCAGTCGTTCCACCCGCATTTGGCAACCTCCTGGGATGAGTCGGCTGACGGCATGACCTGGACCTTCAAGCTGCATGCGGGCGTCACCTTCCATGATGGCAGCCCCTTCAATGCGCAGACGGTTGCCGACTGGATTCCTGATTTTGCTGGCACCGAGAACGCGTTTCTAGTGGAGGCCATCGAGTCGGTGGAGGTTGTCGATGACCTGACCGTCCGCTTTGTGATGGCGCGACCGGAACCCAACCTTCTCTACAATCTGGCAAGCTCTTTCATGGGCATTCCAGGCCAGGCTGCCTACGATGAGATGGGCGAAGATTTCGGTGTCACTGGCGCCGTCGGCACCGGCCCGTTCCGCCTGGACAGTTTTCAGATAGGCCTGGAAACGGTGCTCGTGCGCCATGACGACTATCAGTGGGGCTCGGACCTTTCCGAGAACACTGGGCCGGCCCACCTTGCCCAGGTGACATTCCGCGAAATCCCCGATCAATCCACCGCTTTTCTTGAGCTACGCACCGGCGGCATCGACATCCTGCTCGGCGTACCCACCGATTTTCTACAGATCCTTGAAGCCGAAGCCAGTGTCGAAGTGATCCAGATGCCCGGCACCGGCATCAGCTACATGCCGATCAACGTCACAGCGCCGCCATTCGATGATATCCGGGTGCGCGAGGCGACAACCCTTGCCATCGACCAACCGGCCATCGTCGCGGCGGTCTACAATGGCGTCGGCGCACCGGCGCACAACTTCTTGATCTCTTCGCTTCCCGAGGCGGAGGTCAATGACGATCTCAACGTCTATCCTGACCTTGATCGAGCGGCGGCGCTGCTTGACGACGCTGGCTGGGCGCTTGGCGATGATGGGGTGCGGGAAAAAGACGGCGAGCGGCTATCGGTGGATCTGTTCACTGCCAACAGCACCGAGTTCACGCGGCTGACCCAAGTCGTGCAAGCGCAACTGGCGCAGATCGGCATGGAAGCAGAGATCACGGTTTTTGATGGCTCCACCATTCGCGATGAATATCGCCGCAACGCACACCAATTGGCTGTGCGGGCCTACGACTGGAACAATTCAGACATTCTGGACTGGTTCTTCAGCGGCACGCGCCTTGGCTATCCCAACGTTTCCATGTGGGAAGACGAAGAAGGCCAAAGGCTCAACGATGTGGCGATGACGGAAAGCGCCACGTTCGATGAGCGGATCGCGAACTTCCGCGCCTACCATGAGTACGTGCTCAGCCAGCACCTGTTCGTGCCGATCTACCAACCTACGCAGAACATCGCGTTCAACGCGACGACCGTCAGCGTCCCTACGCCGATCCGCGGCACCCGCTTCCGCTCGCAGACGGTGCAGGACATTCGCGTCGTCGAATAG
- a CDS encoding ABC transporter permease produces the protein MLRYTFQRLLMLIPVSIAISIVIFMIVHLLPGDPIDNLLRIGSSEEDRAALVALYGLDRNLFIQYITWIGNMFQGDFGQAIVLRRPVADLIGQNLPYSLVLGGLAFAFSTIVGMTLGTISAVVRNPILERFVRGFILLGSTVPGFWLALLLILFFAVNLRWFPVSGAGGWQALVLPVLTIGFGGVALVARITRVALMDARREDFVMLLHAKGLSAKTILFGHLMPHALLPVVTILALRIGWILGGAVTVEFVFARPGLGSLLIRALGQRDYPVVQGCLLMLALAVMIGTLIGDVAQAAMDPRVREAKS, from the coding sequence CTGCTGCGATACACGTTTCAACGTCTGCTCATGCTCATTCCGGTCTCCATCGCGATCTCCATCGTGATCTTCATGATCGTCCATCTGTTGCCCGGCGATCCGATCGACAATCTGTTGCGCATCGGCTCCTCGGAGGAAGATCGGGCGGCTCTGGTGGCGCTCTACGGCCTCGATCGGAACCTCTTCATCCAGTACATCACCTGGATCGGAAACATGTTTCAGGGCGACTTCGGCCAGGCGATCGTGCTGCGCCGCCCGGTTGCCGATCTGATCGGTCAGAACCTGCCCTACAGCCTTGTGCTTGGCGGGCTAGCCTTCGCTTTTTCCACCATTGTCGGCATGACGTTGGGCACGATCTCAGCGGTTGTCCGTAACCCCATTCTCGAACGCTTCGTGCGCGGCTTCATTCTTCTCGGCTCAACCGTTCCGGGCTTTTGGCTGGCGCTGCTGCTGATCCTGTTTTTCGCCGTCAATTTGCGCTGGTTTCCAGTGTCCGGAGCTGGCGGATGGCAAGCTCTGGTCTTGCCCGTCTTGACCATCGGCTTTGGTGGTGTGGCGCTGGTGGCCCGCATCACCCGCGTCGCCCTGATGGATGCGCGCCGCGAAGACTTCGTGATGCTGCTGCACGCCAAAGGTCTATCGGCCAAGACCATTCTTTTCGGCCATCTGATGCCGCATGCGCTATTGCCGGTCGTGACCATTCTGGCGCTGCGCATCGGTTGGATATTGGGAGGTGCCGTTACGGTTGAATTCGTCTTCGCGCGCCCCGGCCTCGGCTCCCTGCTCATTCGCGCCCTTGGCCAGCGCGACTATCCGGTTGTCCAGGGCTGCCTGCTGATGCTTGCCCTTGCGGTCATGATCGGAACACTCATCGGCGACGTGGCGCAGGCTGCCATGGACCCCCGCGTACGAGAGGCAAAATCATGA